One part of the Marinobacter sp. M3C genome encodes these proteins:
- a CDS encoding glyceraldehyde-3-phosphate dehydrogenase gives MSHEQIHQHLSNWTERESTAEAMIPLIGRLYRRNNVVTSVYGRSVINQSVIDIIRAHRYVRQVEDSELSVHDTLPILQAMDAMELGRGHVDIGKLAVKFRAIGGDLNEFLTQEIGSIAGLYASQSEEDAQNDTKDIVLYGFGRIGRLLARILIEKAGGGNNLRLRAIVVRHGGADNDLEKRASLLRRDSVHGPFNGTIRVDAENSALIANGNFIKVIYSAGPDQVDYTQYGINNAIVIDNTGMWRDEEGLGLHLKSKGVSRVMLTAPGKGDIKNIVFGINNDWITDDDKILSAASCTTNAITPVLKAIYDEYGIEDGHVETVHSYTNDQNLIDNYHKGSRRGRSAPLNMVITETGAAKAVSKALPELKGKLTGNAIRVPTPNVSMAILNLNLKTEVDVESVNEYLRDIALHSELQKQIDYVNSTEVVSTDFVGSRHAGIVDAQATIAAGKRLILYVWYDNEFGYSAQVIRVVSQMAGINYPIFPKRVRG, from the coding sequence GTGAGCCACGAACAGATCCACCAGCACCTGTCGAACTGGACAGAGCGCGAATCTACCGCCGAAGCCATGATCCCGCTAATTGGACGCCTGTACCGACGTAACAACGTGGTCACGTCGGTTTACGGCCGCTCGGTGATTAATCAGTCAGTGATTGACATCATTCGCGCCCACCGTTACGTGCGGCAGGTAGAAGACAGCGAGTTGTCGGTACACGACACCCTGCCCATTCTTCAGGCGATGGACGCTATGGAACTGGGGCGTGGCCACGTAGATATCGGTAAACTGGCGGTTAAATTCCGTGCTATTGGTGGCGATCTGAACGAGTTTCTTACCCAGGAAATCGGATCCATCGCAGGTTTGTACGCTTCCCAGTCGGAAGAAGATGCCCAAAACGACACCAAAGACATAGTGCTTTACGGTTTTGGCCGTATCGGCCGCTTGCTGGCCCGTATTCTGATTGAAAAAGCCGGCGGCGGTAACAACCTGCGTCTGCGCGCCATTGTTGTGCGCCATGGTGGTGCCGACAACGATCTGGAAAAGCGTGCCAGCCTGTTGCGTCGCGACTCCGTGCACGGCCCCTTTAATGGCACTATTCGTGTTGACGCGGAAAACTCCGCGCTGATCGCCAACGGCAACTTCATCAAGGTAATTTATTCCGCCGGGCCAGATCAGGTGGACTACACCCAGTACGGCATCAACAATGCCATTGTGATTGATAACACTGGCATGTGGCGCGATGAAGAAGGTTTGGGCTTGCACTTGAAATCCAAAGGCGTCAGCCGCGTCATGCTGACCGCGCCGGGCAAAGGTGACATCAAGAACATTGTTTTCGGGATCAATAACGACTGGATTACTGACGACGACAAAATTCTGTCGGCCGCCTCTTGCACCACCAACGCCATTACCCCGGTGTTGAAGGCGATCTACGACGAATACGGCATTGAAGATGGCCACGTAGAAACGGTGCACTCTTACACCAACGACCAGAACCTGATCGACAACTACCACAAAGGCAGTCGCCGTGGCCGCAGTGCGCCGCTGAACATGGTCATTACCGAGACCGGCGCCGCCAAGGCGGTGTCAAAGGCGCTGCCAGAACTGAAAGGCAAGCTGACGGGTAATGCCATTCGCGTGCCCACGCCGAACGTTTCCATGGCGATTCTGAACTTGAACTTGAAAACAGAGGTGGATGTAGAAAGTGTTAACGAATACCTGCGTGATATAGCACTGCACTCCGAACTGCAAAAGCAGATTGACTATGTAAACTCCACAGAAGTGGTGTCGACCGATTTTGTTGGCTCGCGCCACGCCGGTATTGTGGACGCTCAAGCAACGATTGCTGCCGGTAAGCGCCTGATTCTGTACGTTTGGTACGACAACGAATTCGGCTACAGCGCACAGGTTATAAGGGTTGTTAGCCAGATGGCCGGCATCAACTATCCTATTTTCCCCAAGCGCGTTCGCGGCTGA
- the mfd gene encoding transcription-repair coupling factor, translating to MTSTTLLAPEFPKKPADHRVWGQLHGSSDALAICESARSHQGLTLVITRSTADAIRLEQAMRFFLGLPAEEDGPAISADGLELLSLPDWETLPYDQFSPHQDIISRRIRTLHRLPSTQRGVLVVPARTLMHRLPPVNYLQGNTLLLKVGQTLDINSWRLQLEAAGYRYADNVYEHGEYAVRGAILDIFPMGASQPYRIDLFDNEIETLRTFDPDTQRSVDRIQQVELLPAFEFPWDKQARSAFRGRWFEQFPNADKSAPVYQDVSQGITSPGIEYYLPLFFDATATLFDYLPASTRVFTADGLNESVQQFDSETRNRYEDRRHDRVRPIMPPAQLFLQQDELFGLLKQFPRVTTRTATDDGNGSVNCAALELPDIAMDGRAADPAGRLKRFITEFDGRILICAESSGRREALIDNLAQQSLQLQALDGWQSFLDSPKCNLGITIAPMEQGVVLPDRQLALITETALFGERVLQRRRREKPTELNDDGYRDLSELRIGSPVVHIDHGVGRYQGLETITVEGEASEFLMLEYAGSAKLYVPVSSLHLISRYAGSDTEHAPLHKLGTDRWNNAKKKALEKIRDTAAELLDVYARREARKGFSFENPQEAYRTFAAGFPFEETPDQEVAIMAVLEDMTSERPMDRLICGDVGFGKTEVAMRAAFVATWSGKQVAVLVPTTLLAQQHYESFRDRFSDTAVNVELLSRFRSGSQTNKALEAMENGKADIVIGTHKLLQGDIRFKNLGLVIIDEEHRFGVQQKEKLKALRAEVDMLNLTATPIPRTLNMAMGHLRDLSIIATPPARRLSVKTFVRQRDEPMVKEAILREILRGGQVYFLHNNVTTIEKTAADLRQLIPEARVGVAHGQMRERDLEQIMTDFYHKRFNVLVCTTIIETGIDVPTANTIIIERADKFGLAQLHQLRGRVGRSHHQAYAYLLTPPPKAISSDAKKRLEAISEAQDLGAGFMLATQDLEIRGAGELLGEEQSGQIESIGFTLYMQLLDEAVKAIREGRIPNAEMPLSHGTEMNLRIPALIPDDYLPDVHNRLMLYKRIASVSNDEQLKELQVEMIDRFGLLPQPAKNLMLQAALRMRAEALGVVKVDAGKEWARLEFGNNTSVDPLALIKKVQSDPGEYRLEGANSFRFRLNDTSTGGKLDGIAAMFDELAPAKSSGRPR from the coding sequence ATGACTAGCACTACCCTGCTTGCCCCGGAGTTTCCAAAAAAGCCTGCCGATCATCGTGTCTGGGGTCAGCTACATGGCAGCAGTGACGCTCTGGCCATTTGTGAAAGCGCGCGCAGCCATCAGGGGTTAACCCTGGTGATCACCCGCAGCACCGCCGACGCCATCCGCTTAGAACAGGCAATGCGTTTTTTTCTGGGCCTGCCAGCGGAAGAAGACGGCCCGGCCATAAGCGCCGATGGCCTGGAATTGCTGTCACTGCCAGACTGGGAAACTCTGCCTTACGACCAGTTTTCACCTCATCAGGATATTATTTCACGCCGTATTCGCACCCTGCACCGCCTGCCCTCTACCCAACGCGGCGTGCTCGTCGTGCCTGCGCGCACCCTGATGCACCGATTGCCGCCGGTAAATTACCTGCAGGGCAACACCCTGCTATTGAAAGTTGGCCAGACGCTGGACATCAACAGCTGGCGCTTGCAGCTTGAAGCGGCTGGCTACCGCTATGCCGACAACGTTTACGAGCACGGCGAATACGCTGTGCGCGGCGCCATTCTGGATATTTTCCCTATGGGCGCCAGCCAGCCCTACCGCATTGATTTGTTCGACAACGAAATTGAAACCCTGCGCACCTTTGATCCAGACACCCAGCGCTCGGTTGATCGCATCCAGCAGGTGGAACTGCTGCCGGCGTTTGAATTCCCTTGGGATAAACAAGCCCGTTCGGCGTTTCGCGGGCGCTGGTTCGAGCAATTCCCCAACGCAGACAAAAGCGCGCCTGTGTATCAAGACGTCAGCCAGGGCATCACATCGCCAGGCATCGAATATTACTTGCCACTGTTTTTTGATGCCACCGCCACGCTTTTTGATTACCTGCCGGCCAGCACCCGGGTGTTCACCGCTGACGGCCTGAACGAATCGGTACAGCAGTTCGACAGCGAAACCCGCAACCGCTATGAAGACCGGCGCCACGACCGCGTGCGGCCAATCATGCCGCCAGCCCAACTATTTTTGCAGCAGGACGAGCTGTTCGGGCTACTCAAGCAGTTTCCACGGGTAACCACACGCACAGCCACCGACGACGGCAACGGCAGCGTGAACTGCGCCGCCCTCGAACTGCCAGACATAGCCATGGACGGGCGCGCAGCAGACCCTGCCGGGCGCTTGAAACGGTTCATCACCGAATTCGACGGGCGCATTCTAATTTGTGCCGAATCGTCTGGCCGGCGCGAAGCGCTGATCGACAACCTGGCCCAACAATCCCTGCAACTTCAGGCGCTGGACGGCTGGCAAAGTTTTCTGGATAGCCCGAAATGCAATTTGGGCATTACCATCGCGCCTATGGAGCAGGGCGTGGTGCTGCCAGACCGTCAACTGGCGCTGATCACCGAAACGGCTCTCTTCGGTGAGCGGGTGCTGCAGCGCAGGCGCCGGGAAAAGCCCACTGAACTGAACGACGACGGCTACCGTGACCTTTCGGAACTGCGTATTGGCTCGCCGGTGGTGCATATTGACCACGGCGTGGGCCGCTATCAGGGTTTGGAAACCATCACCGTGGAAGGTGAAGCCAGCGAATTTCTGATGCTGGAATACGCCGGCAGCGCCAAGCTGTACGTGCCTGTGTCTAGCCTGCATCTGATTTCACGTTACGCCGGCAGCGACACCGAACACGCGCCGCTGCATAAGCTGGGCACCGATCGCTGGAACAACGCCAAGAAAAAAGCTCTGGAGAAAATCCGCGACACCGCGGCTGAGCTTTTAGACGTGTACGCCCGCCGCGAAGCCCGCAAAGGCTTCAGCTTCGAGAACCCGCAGGAAGCCTACCGCACCTTTGCAGCGGGCTTCCCGTTCGAGGAAACGCCGGATCAAGAAGTGGCTATTATGGCAGTGCTGGAAGACATGACCAGCGAACGCCCGATGGACCGATTGATTTGCGGCGATGTGGGCTTTGGCAAAACCGAAGTGGCCATGCGCGCCGCGTTTGTGGCCACCTGGTCTGGCAAACAGGTGGCGGTGTTGGTGCCCACGACTTTGCTGGCGCAGCAACATTACGAATCTTTCCGCGACCGCTTTTCGGATACCGCTGTTAATGTAGAGCTGCTCAGCCGCTTCCGCAGCGGCAGCCAGACCAATAAAGCGCTGGAGGCTATGGAAAACGGCAAAGCCGATATTGTTATTGGCACCCACAAACTGCTGCAAGGCGACATTCGGTTCAAGAATTTGGGCTTGGTGATTATTGATGAAGAACACCGCTTTGGCGTGCAACAGAAAGAAAAGTTAAAGGCGCTGCGGGCTGAAGTCGACATGCTCAACCTGACGGCCACACCCATTCCCCGCACCTTGAATATGGCCATGGGCCACCTGCGTGACCTGTCCATCATTGCAACACCACCGGCGCGGCGACTGTCGGTAAAAACCTTTGTGCGTCAGCGCGACGAACCCATGGTAAAAGAAGCGATTCTGCGGGAAATCCTGCGTGGCGGTCAGGTCTATTTTCTGCACAATAATGTCACCACCATTGAAAAAACCGCAGCAGATCTGCGCCAACTGATTCCCGAAGCCCGCGTTGGCGTGGCCCACGGCCAGATGCGCGAACGCGATCTGGAACAGATCATGACGGACTTCTACCACAAGCGCTTCAACGTACTGGTGTGTACCACCATCATTGAAACCGGCATAGACGTGCCCACCGCCAACACCATTATTATCGAGCGCGCAGACAAATTTGGCCTAGCCCAGCTGCACCAGTTGCGAGGCCGGGTGGGTCGTTCCCACCATCAAGCCTACGCTTACCTGCTCACGCCACCACCGAAAGCCATTAGCTCCGATGCAAAGAAGCGCCTCGAGGCCATTTCTGAAGCCCAGGATTTGGGCGCCGGTTTTATGCTGGCCACCCAAGATCTGGAAATCCGCGGCGCCGGCGAACTGCTGGGAGAAGAACAGAGCGGGCAAATCGAGAGCATTGGTTTTACCCTGTACATGCAACTGCTGGACGAAGCGGTAAAAGCCATTCGTGAAGGCCGCATACCCAACGCCGAGATGCCATTGAGCCACGGCACCGAAATGAATTTGCGCATTCCGGCGCTGATTCCAGACGATTACCTGCCAGACGTTCATAACCGGCTGATGTTGTATAAACGCATTGCCAGCGTTTCCAATGATGAACAATTAAAAGAACTTCAGGTGGAAATGATTGACCGCTTCGGATTGCTGCCACAACCGGCTAAAAATCTAATGCTCCAGGCGGCGCTGCGCATGCGTGCCGAGGCCCTGGGAGTGGTTAAAGTAGACGCTGGCAAGGAATGGGCGCGACTGGAGTTTGGCAACAACACCAGCGTGGACCCGTTGGCGCTGATTAAGAAAGTGCAATCCGACCCCGGCGAGTACCGCCTGGAAGGCGCCAACAGTTTCCGTTTTCGGCTGAACGACACCTCAACCGGTGGTAAGCTGGATGGCATTGCCGCTATGTTCGATGAACTGGCACCGGCCAAATCCTCAGGCCGGCCTAGATGA
- a CDS encoding CsiV family protein, producing the protein MTVGETDLRKHPSSLFTMAVLIVLTLGAGAPLAQASDRYRAEFVILERIIAPENLVENMSGQTVTPTPLINKALWVTPEGGGPRSSLNQVSGLYLDSAAARLTNSGRFRILAKAGWLEDFPQNYGGERLAVAIGDWLPQARQRDVEGYIKIDRKRFLHVEAHLNHWQDAATAAQPGAQAEPQLLTWIRETRRMRSSEIHFLDSPTIGVLIYFAKIEN; encoded by the coding sequence ATGACTGTTGGAGAAACTGATTTGCGTAAACACCCGAGCTCACTTTTTACGATGGCCGTGCTGATTGTTTTGACACTTGGAGCGGGCGCACCTCTGGCGCAAGCCAGCGACCGATATCGCGCGGAATTCGTAATTCTGGAACGCATTATTGCGCCCGAAAATCTGGTCGAGAATATGAGCGGGCAGACTGTCACCCCCACGCCGCTTATTAACAAGGCGCTTTGGGTAACACCTGAGGGCGGTGGACCGCGCAGCTCATTGAACCAGGTCAGCGGCCTTTATCTGGACAGTGCCGCTGCGCGGCTGACCAACAGCGGCCGGTTCCGCATTCTGGCCAAAGCCGGATGGCTCGAAGATTTTCCGCAGAACTACGGTGGCGAACGCCTGGCGGTAGCCATTGGCGACTGGTTGCCGCAGGCCAGGCAGCGTGACGTGGAAGGTTATATAAAAATCGATCGCAAGCGCTTTTTGCATGTAGAAGCGCACCTGAACCACTGGCAAGATGCTGCTACAGCGGCGCAGCCCGGCGCTCAGGCTGAACCACAACTGCTGACCTGGATTCGCGAAACCCGCCGCATGCGCAGCAGCGAAATCCATTTTTTGGACTCCCCTACCATCGGCGTGTTGATCTATTTCGCAAAAATCGAGAACTAA
- a CDS encoding S-methyl-5'-thioinosine phosphorylase, whose protein sequence is MQNLAEHPVGIIGGTGLTALEGLQITGEQSVTNTWGAPSSVLTSGLLGQQRVLFLARHGNPHRIPPHQINYRANIQTLFDAGVRMLVSVNAVGGIHPDMGPAHIVIPDQLIDYTWGRKGTFFEGELDSVTHIDFSWPYNEPARAIMIEQAERLGLSFSSHGVYGATQGPRLETAAEIRRMERDGCDLAGMTGMPEAALAAELGMRYVSLCLVVNYAAGKSNTVITMVDIQRAIGDGMVAMKTLLQASVAELGGL, encoded by the coding sequence ATGCAAAACCTCGCTGAACACCCCGTGGGCATTATCGGCGGCACCGGCCTGACCGCACTTGAAGGCTTGCAAATAACCGGTGAGCAAAGCGTGACTAATACCTGGGGTGCGCCTTCATCGGTGCTCACCAGTGGTTTACTGGGCCAGCAGCGTGTGCTTTTTCTGGCCCGCCACGGTAACCCACACCGGATACCGCCTCACCAGATTAACTACCGCGCCAATATCCAGACGCTTTTTGATGCCGGCGTACGCATGTTGGTGAGCGTTAACGCTGTGGGCGGCATACACCCGGATATGGGCCCGGCCCACATTGTCATACCGGACCAGCTGATTGATTATACTTGGGGTCGCAAAGGTACGTTTTTTGAGGGCGAGCTGGATAGCGTTACCCACATTGATTTCAGCTGGCCTTATAACGAGCCGGCGCGGGCGATTATGATCGAGCAAGCGGAACGTCTGGGATTAAGCTTTTCCAGTCACGGGGTTTACGGTGCCACCCAAGGGCCGCGCCTTGAAACCGCTGCGGAAATCCGCCGTATGGAGCGTGATGGCTGTGATCTGGCGGGTATGACAGGTATGCCAGAAGCGGCTTTGGCGGCGGAGCTGGGTATGCGTTATGTCAGCCTGTGCCTGGTGGTTAATTATGCGGCCGGCAAGTCCAACACGGTCATCACCATGGTGGACATTCAGCGAGCGATTGGCGATGGCATGGTTGCCATGAAAACCCTGCTACAGGCTTCCGTTGCCGAGCTTGGGGGTTTGTAG
- a CDS encoding mechanosensitive ion channel family protein — protein MIEEGIVAFNGWMTHFELLSSGWRVGLIVFGLVFGTATVAYIASHVIAALESRFVKTRNIWDDAILHAIRLPLVFFIWLQGVYWAAEVAYYYSEADVFTANDALLQIGFIWVVSWAVLGLIKQIEQVLVSPVKMKKPMDYTTVNAISKLSRLVVVITAVLIALQTLGFSISGVLAFGGVGGIAIGFAAKDLLANFFGGFIIHLDRPFKVGDWIRSPDRNIEGTVEQIGWRMCTIRTFDKRPLYVPNATFTTIAVENPSRMSHRRINETIGVRYDDIGRIQDIVNDIRTMLKNHKEIEASQTLIVNFLAFSHSTLDIMVYTFTKTREWVKYHEVKQDVLLKISDIIVGHGAEVAFPTQTLHVADSVKLKHLEHSSDGGQGGDNASNEAGERSLRDDREQTSGQESSVESRHAKPR, from the coding sequence ATGATTGAGGAAGGCATAGTGGCCTTTAATGGTTGGATGACGCACTTCGAGCTGCTGTCTTCGGGCTGGCGCGTGGGTCTTATTGTGTTTGGTCTGGTATTTGGTACCGCAACGGTGGCCTACATCGCCAGCCACGTGATTGCCGCCTTGGAAAGCAGGTTTGTTAAAACCCGCAATATCTGGGATGACGCCATACTGCACGCCATACGTTTGCCTCTGGTGTTTTTTATCTGGTTGCAGGGCGTTTACTGGGCGGCGGAAGTGGCCTACTACTATTCCGAAGCGGATGTGTTTACCGCCAACGACGCCTTGCTTCAAATTGGCTTCATCTGGGTGGTGAGCTGGGCTGTGTTGGGCCTGATCAAGCAGATTGAGCAGGTGTTAGTGTCGCCGGTTAAAATGAAAAAACCGATGGATTACACCACCGTCAACGCCATCAGTAAGCTGTCGCGGTTGGTGGTGGTGATTACTGCGGTTTTGATTGCCTTACAAACCCTGGGCTTTAGTATTTCCGGTGTACTGGCGTTCGGCGGTGTGGGTGGTATTGCCATCGGTTTTGCTGCTAAAGACCTGCTGGCCAACTTTTTTGGCGGTTTTATTATTCACCTCGACCGCCCATTCAAGGTAGGCGATTGGATACGCTCGCCAGATCGCAATATTGAGGGCACGGTAGAGCAGATCGGCTGGCGTATGTGCACCATCCGTACGTTTGACAAACGCCCGCTTTACGTACCCAACGCTACGTTTACCACCATTGCGGTAGAAAACCCGTCACGTATGTCTCACCGCAGAATCAATGAAACCATTGGCGTGCGCTATGACGATATAGGCCGCATACAGGACATTGTTAACGATATTCGCACGATGCTGAAAAATCACAAAGAGATTGAAGCCAGCCAAACTCTGATTGTGAATTTTCTGGCGTTCAGCCATTCCACGCTGGACATCATGGTATACACCTTCACAAAAACCCGCGAGTGGGTGAAATATCACGAAGTGAAGCAGGACGTGCTGCTAAAAATCAGCGACATTATTGTTGGCCATGGGGCCGAAGTGGCGTTCCCGACCCAGACCCTGCACGTGGCCGATAGCGTTAAGCTGAAGCATCTGGAACACAGTTCCGACGGTGGCCAGGGCGGCGATAACGCCAGTAACGAGGCGGGCGAGCGCTCTTTGCGCGACGACCGCGAACAAACCTCAGGCCAGGAAAGTTCTGTGGAGAGCCGTCATGCAAAACCTCGCTGA
- a CDS encoding L,D-transpeptidase, which translates to MVIGAAAVSHLIIDIARQRLQLFDVASTCMGDYSVSTARNGAGELDGSGCTPRGQHYIRAMIGAGQPLNRVFRGRRPTGEIYSPELAMAHPERDFILSRIVWLCGRQWGVNRGPGVDTFRRFIYIHGTPDTEPMGTPLSHGCVRMRNADLVALFVRLKPGMPVFIF; encoded by the coding sequence GTGGTTATCGGCGCTGCTGCTGTCAGCCATCTGATTATTGATATAGCCCGCCAGCGTCTGCAACTGTTTGACGTAGCTTCTACGTGCATGGGTGATTATTCGGTGTCCACGGCGCGGAACGGTGCCGGCGAACTCGATGGCAGCGGTTGCACCCCACGGGGCCAACATTATATTCGCGCCATGATTGGCGCCGGGCAACCGCTGAACCGCGTATTCCGTGGCCGCCGCCCGACCGGCGAAATCTACAGCCCCGAATTGGCCATGGCCCACCCCGAGCGTGACTTTATTCTGTCCAGAATAGTGTGGCTGTGCGGCCGGCAGTGGGGCGTAAATCGCGGCCCCGGGGTCGATACTTTTCGCCGCTTCATATACATTCACGGCACTCCTGACACCGAGCCTATGGGCACTCCGTTGTCCCACGGCTGTGTGCGCATGCGCAACGCCGACCTGGTGGCACTGTTTGTCCGATTAAAGCCAGGGATGCCGGTGTTCATTTTTTAG
- a CDS encoding TetR/AcrR family transcriptional regulator gives MAQSDTVDRILDAAEELFADRGFAETSLRMITSRAKVNLAAVNYHFGSKKSLIQAVFARFLTPFSATAQAAFDDLEKSCDGKAPTLNQTLRALTESAVRMPQRSERGIAIFMRLLGLAYTQSQGHLRKFLEQEYSEPFSRFMRLLKEATPELSAVDRYWRIQFMLGATAFTMSSNEALRDILANKMGVETSVQEIAARLVPFLAAGMQAKDPMLMPMPCDQESLAVL, from the coding sequence ATGGCGCAATCAGATACTGTAGATCGCATTCTGGACGCAGCGGAAGAATTGTTCGCCGATCGCGGATTTGCTGAAACATCGCTGCGGATGATCACCAGCCGGGCGAAAGTGAACCTTGCCGCCGTAAATTATCATTTTGGCTCCAAAAAATCCCTGATACAAGCAGTTTTTGCCCGCTTTTTAACGCCTTTTTCAGCCACCGCCCAAGCTGCGTTTGACGATCTGGAAAAAAGTTGTGATGGCAAAGCGCCAACGTTAAACCAGACCCTGCGTGCCCTGACCGAAAGCGCGGTGCGAATGCCACAGCGCAGTGAACGCGGCATTGCGATTTTCATGCGGCTTCTTGGCCTGGCTTATACTCAGTCGCAGGGGCATTTGCGAAAATTTCTGGAGCAGGAATACAGCGAACCTTTCAGCCGTTTCATGCGCTTGTTAAAAGAAGCTACGCCAGAGTTGTCGGCGGTCGATCGCTACTGGCGCATTCAGTTTATGCTTGGCGCCACCGCTTTCACTATGTCCAGTAACGAAGCTTTACGTGATATTCTAGCCAACAAGATGGGCGTGGAAACCAGCGTGCAGGAAATTGCTGCGCGGCTGGTGCCGTTTTTGGCAGCCGGCATGCAGGCGAAAGACCCAATGCTGATGCCTATGCCCTGCGACCAGGAATCACTGGCTGTGTTGTAA
- a CDS encoding riboflavin synthase subunit alpha → MFTGIVQGIATIEDVVTAPGLSTFAIALPAGKAEGVTIGASVAINGTCMTVTRQQGNVLYFDAMQETLRLTTLGALVAGSRVNYERAARIGDEIGGHLLSGHIHTRAQVVDIVRSENNVSLWFEVPADWAHYVFAKGYIAVNGASLTIGEVHGNRFNVHLIPETLRATVFGETSVGQSVNIEIDSQTQTIVDTLARLGYGRPAV, encoded by the coding sequence ATGTTTACAGGCATTGTTCAGGGCATTGCGACCATTGAAGACGTTGTCACTGCGCCAGGGCTCAGTACGTTTGCCATCGCCTTGCCCGCCGGCAAAGCCGAAGGCGTGACCATCGGCGCCTCGGTTGCCATTAACGGAACCTGCATGACCGTCACCCGTCAGCAGGGCAATGTGCTGTACTTTGACGCCATGCAGGAAACCTTGCGGCTGACGACTTTGGGCGCTCTGGTGGCCGGCAGCCGGGTCAATTACGAACGCGCAGCGCGCATTGGCGATGAAATCGGCGGGCATTTACTATCTGGACATATTCACACCCGCGCGCAGGTTGTCGATATTGTGCGCAGCGAAAACAACGTCAGCCTTTGGTTTGAGGTACCGGCAGACTGGGCCCACTATGTGTTTGCCAAGGGCTACATTGCTGTTAACGGCGCCAGCCTGACCATTGGCGAAGTGCATGGCAACCGCTTCAATGTGCATCTGATTCCAGAAACCTTGCGCGCCACCGTATTTGGTGAAACCAGCGTGGGCCAAAGCGTGAATATTGAAATAGACAGCCAGACCCAAACCATTGTCGACACCTTGGCACGCTTGGGTTACGGCCGCCCTGCCGTTTAA